In the Chitinophagaceae bacterium genome, one interval contains:
- the hppD gene encoding 4-hydroxyphenylpyruvate dioxygenase, whose product MQTTTVQTSTVNNSTTDFLPLQGTDYVELYVGNAKQAAHFYKTAFGFQSVAYAGPETGMRDKVSYVIRQNKLTFVLTTPLKSSNPIADHIHKHGDGVKVLALKVEDAASAFEETTKRGAKAYLEPTVLKDADGEVVLSGIHTYGDTVHIFVERKNYKGLFMPGFREWRSNYNPAETGLLYVDHCVGNVGWNQMNPWVKFYEDVMGFRNILSFDDKDISTEYSALMSKVMSNGNGYVKFPINEPAEGKKKSQVEEYLDFYDGEGVQHVAIATNDIVKTVTELQNRGVEFLTIPPSYYETVLERVGKIDEDLEPLQKLGILIDRDDEGYLLQIFSKPLEDRPTLFFEIIQRKGARSFGKGNFKALFEALEREQDARGNL is encoded by the coding sequence ATGCAAACAACAACCGTTCAAACCTCAACCGTAAATAACAGCACAACTGATTTTCTTCCCCTGCAGGGAACCGACTATGTAGAGCTTTATGTTGGCAACGCCAAACAGGCGGCCCATTTTTATAAAACAGCTTTCGGCTTTCAGTCGGTGGCCTATGCAGGTCCTGAAACCGGCATGAGGGATAAAGTGAGTTACGTGATCCGCCAGAACAAACTCACGTTTGTGCTGACCACACCGTTAAAGAGCAGTAATCCCATTGCAGACCATATTCATAAACACGGCGATGGCGTGAAAGTGCTTGCCTTAAAAGTGGAGGATGCCGCCAGCGCTTTTGAAGAAACCACCAAACGGGGCGCCAAAGCATATCTTGAACCAACGGTTTTAAAGGATGCCGATGGCGAAGTGGTACTGAGCGGGATACATACCTACGGCGATACCGTGCACATCTTTGTGGAGCGTAAGAATTACAAGGGCCTATTCATGCCGGGATTCCGGGAATGGAGGTCGAACTATAATCCTGCAGAGACCGGTTTGTTGTATGTTGACCATTGTGTGGGCAACGTAGGATGGAACCAGATGAATCCCTGGGTGAAGTTTTACGAGGATGTGATGGGCTTCCGCAATATCCTGAGTTTTGATGACAAGGATATATCTACTGAATACTCGGCACTGATGAGTAAGGTGATGAGCAATGGAAATGGTTATGTGAAATTCCCCATCAATGAGCCGGCAGAGGGCAAGAAGAAAAGCCAGGTGGAAGAATACCTTGATTTTTACGACGGGGAAGGGGTACAGCATGTGGCCATTGCCACCAACGATATCGTTAAAACAGTGACCGAACTGCAAAACAGGGGGGTGGAGTTCTTAACCATCCCGCCCAGTTATTATGAAACCGTTCTGGAACGGGTTGGCAAGATCGATGAAGACCTGGAGCCATTGCAAAAGCTGGGTATACTGATCGACCGGGACGACGAGGGGTATTTGCTGCAGATATTCAGTAAACCACTGGAAGACCGGCCGACACTGTTTTTCGAGATCATCCAGCGCAAGGGCGCCAGGAGCTTTGGTAAAGGGAATTTCAAAGCCTTGTTTGAAGCGCTGGAAAGAGAACAGGACGCACGGGGAAATCTATGA
- a CDS encoding L,D-transpeptidase family protein — MNRLLLKSCLPVFIAVFASFACFSQTAFNDNQKNNYRVGGTFNKLEDSLKRQFEEKKLAWPPQSLYIRSFKYDRQLEVWVKNGNNESFKLFKTYKVCMQSGTTGPKRMEGDYQIPEGFYYINEFNPNSKYHLSLGLNYPNASDRILSDSIRPGGSIYIHGNCVSTGCIAISDIPIEELFIIATRARANGQDFIPVHVFPVRYDVKKSLLYLAEATIRNQVIQKFAIRLKEAFDYFEEKRQLPVIMVSKTGEYVIN; from the coding sequence ATGAACCGCTTACTTCTCAAATCATGTTTGCCGGTATTCATTGCAGTTTTTGCAAGCTTTGCCTGCTTTTCCCAAACGGCATTCAACGATAATCAAAAGAACAATTACCGGGTGGGGGGTACATTCAACAAACTGGAGGATTCTTTGAAAAGGCAGTTTGAAGAAAAGAAACTTGCCTGGCCTCCCCAGTCACTTTATATCCGCTCATTCAAATACGACCGCCAGCTGGAAGTGTGGGTGAAGAACGGCAACAACGAGTCCTTCAAACTTTTTAAAACATACAAGGTTTGCATGCAGAGCGGCACCACCGGTCCGAAGCGTATGGAAGGCGACTACCAGATCCCGGAAGGCTTTTATTATATCAACGAATTCAATCCAAACAGCAAATACCATTTATCACTCGGGCTCAATTATCCCAATGCATCCGACAGGATATTGAGCGATTCGATCCGGCCCGGCGGGTCCATCTACATTCATGGTAATTGTGTTTCCACCGGCTGTATTGCCATCAGCGATATTCCCATTGAAGAATTGTTCATCATCGCTACCCGGGCAAGGGCCAACGGGCAGGATTTCATCCCGGTGCATGTGTTCCCGGTGCGGTATGATGTGAAAAAATCCCTTCTATACCTTGCCGAAGCAACCATCCGTAACCAGGTGATACAGAAATTTGCCATCCGCCTCAAAGAGGCGTTTGATTATTTTGAAGAGAAGAGACAGCTGCCTGTCATCATGGTCAGCAAAACAGGTGAGTACGTGATCAATTAG
- a CDS encoding aspartate kinase has protein sequence MKVFKFGGASISTAERIQNTGNILRSYGGEKILVIISAMGKTTNALEKVVDAFFEGRKEDALRLFDQVKESHQNLLKYLIHINWQQAENQLKDFFTEVEWLLHDKPVRDYDYYYDQVVCCGELLSTSLVSNYLQEAGIKNKWLDVRDIVRTDDNFRDAAIDWDHTRQKIRTVVEPLFAAYDIVITQGFIGATGENESTTLGREGSDFSAAIFANILNVQSQTIWKDVEGVMNADPKEFPDAVVINALSYREVVEMAYYGAQVIHPKTIKPLENKNIPLHVRCFLKPEIAGTVISNKPVHNLPPIIVLKKSQVLMELSSKDFSFVEEKPIAALHEIFDQVKIRPNISQNGAVSLLCCLDDKPDKIEKLALAASDIFDVQLEKDLTLLTIRHYSREKYEELTNGKTVLLMQRTPETVQVLMR, from the coding sequence ATGAAGGTTTTTAAGTTTGGCGGCGCCAGTATCAGCACGGCAGAAAGGATACAGAACACAGGCAATATTTTAAGATCGTACGGCGGCGAAAAAATACTCGTCATCATCTCTGCCATGGGCAAAACCACCAATGCGCTGGAGAAAGTGGTGGATGCTTTTTTTGAAGGAAGGAAAGAAGATGCCCTGCGATTATTTGACCAGGTGAAGGAATCGCACCAGAACCTGCTTAAATACCTCATCCACATCAACTGGCAGCAGGCCGAAAACCAGCTGAAGGATTTTTTTACCGAAGTGGAATGGCTGCTGCATGATAAACCGGTAAGGGATTACGATTATTATTACGACCAGGTGGTTTGTTGCGGTGAATTATTAAGTACCTCGCTGGTGAGCAATTACCTCCAGGAAGCCGGCATAAAGAACAAATGGCTGGATGTGCGGGACATTGTTCGTACGGATGACAACTTCCGGGATGCCGCCATCGACTGGGATCATACCCGGCAGAAAATAAGAACAGTAGTGGAACCTTTGTTTGCGGCATACGATATTGTAATCACCCAGGGTTTCATTGGCGCTACCGGTGAGAATGAAAGCACCACCCTCGGACGGGAAGGCAGTGATTTCAGCGCCGCCATTTTTGCCAATATATTAAATGTCCAAAGCCAGACCATCTGGAAAGATGTGGAGGGTGTGATGAATGCCGACCCGAAAGAATTCCCGGATGCCGTAGTGATCAATGCCCTGAGTTACCGGGAAGTGGTGGAGATGGCATACTACGGCGCCCAGGTGATACACCCAAAAACCATCAAGCCGCTGGAGAATAAGAACATTCCCCTGCACGTGCGTTGCTTCCTGAAACCGGAGATCGCCGGCACGGTCATCAGCAATAAACCGGTTCACAACCTGCCTCCCATTATCGTGCTGAAGAAGAGCCAGGTGCTGATGGAGTTAAGTTCAAAAGACTTTTCATTTGTGGAGGAAAAACCGATCGCAGCGCTGCATGAGATATTCGACCAGGTCAAGATCCGTCCAAACATTTCGCAGAACGGGGCAGTAAGCCTGTTATGCTGCCTCGATGACAAACCGGATAAGATTGAAAAACTGGCGCTGGCTGCTTCGGATATCTTTGATGTGCAACTGGAAAAAGACCTTACGTTGCTCACCATCCGGCATTATTCGAGGGAGAAATACGAGGAGCTTACAAATGGAAAGACTGTTTTACTGATGCAACGTACACCCGAAACCGTGCAGGTATTGATGCGCTAA
- the fbp gene encoding class 1 fructose-bisphosphatase → MQTLDEFTIQQMRDFPHATGELAGLLRDIGLAAKRVNVEVNKAGLVDILGDAGSINVQGEEVKKLDIYANNQFVGVLQHGISCAGIGSEELDDIVVFDDPVSNNSKYVCLFDPLDGSSNIDVNVSIGTIFSVFRRVSELGKPATQEDFLQPGNKQVAAGYVIYGSSTMLVYATRRGVNGFTLDPSIGEYTLSHPNITCPEKGKMYSVNHGNFFQYDEQVKKYITACQKKDKTNGGPYTQRYIGSMVADVHRNLIKGGIFMYPGTTDKPKGKLRLLYECNPFAFIVERAGGLATNGKIRILDIQPTELHQRTPFFIGSKGMMEELNGFLLS, encoded by the coding sequence ATACAGACACTGGATGAGTTCACCATCCAGCAAATGAGGGATTTTCCGCATGCCACCGGCGAACTGGCCGGGCTGTTGCGGGACATTGGCCTGGCAGCAAAACGGGTTAACGTGGAAGTGAATAAGGCCGGGCTGGTGGATATCTTAGGTGATGCCGGGAGCATCAATGTACAGGGAGAAGAGGTGAAGAAACTGGATATATATGCCAACAACCAGTTTGTGGGCGTGCTGCAGCATGGGATCAGTTGTGCAGGCATCGGCAGCGAAGAACTGGATGATATCGTTGTGTTTGACGACCCCGTGAGCAATAACAGCAAATACGTATGCCTTTTCGATCCGCTGGATGGCAGCAGCAATATTGATGTGAATGTTTCCATCGGCACCATCTTCAGCGTTTTCCGCCGCGTGAGTGAACTGGGCAAACCCGCTACCCAGGAAGATTTTCTGCAACCCGGCAATAAGCAGGTGGCAGCAGGTTACGTGATCTATGGTTCATCCACCATGCTGGTGTATGCAACACGGAGGGGCGTGAATGGGTTTACCCTGGATCCTTCCATCGGGGAATATACACTCAGCCATCCGAACATCACCTGCCCGGAAAAAGGGAAAATGTATTCCGTTAACCACGGCAATTTCTTCCAGTACGATGAGCAGGTAAAAAAATACATTACGGCATGTCAGAAAAAGGATAAGACGAATGGCGGTCCGTATACCCAACGGTATATCGGCAGTATGGTGGCTGATGTGCACCGGAACCTGATCAAGGGGGGGATATTCATGTACCCCGGTACTACAGATAAACCAAAAGGGAAACTGCGGTTATTGTATGAGTGTAATCCCTTTGCTTTTATTGTGGAAAGGGCAGGAGGCCTTGCAACCAATGGAAAGATACGGATACTGGATATCCAGCCAACAGAGCTTCACCAGCGTACCCCCTTCTTCATCGGCAGTAAAGGGATGATGGAAGAATTAAACGGTTTTTTACTTTCTTGA
- a CDS encoding GNAT family N-acetyltransferase, with product MEIIEYESRYREDFKRLNLEWLDKYGLTESHDLEILNDPEGTLINTGGCIFLAMYGGQVIGTAGLSKKNEKEYELVKMSVHPAYQGRGISKHLLDRCLDEARKTKAEKVSLFSNSQLQAALKLYEKYGFHRVAVTDTPMLTADVKMELSLSPNQ from the coding sequence ATGGAAATAATTGAATACGAAAGCAGGTACCGGGAGGATTTTAAGCGGCTGAACCTGGAATGGCTTGATAAGTACGGTCTCACGGAGAGTCATGACCTGGAGATATTGAACGATCCCGAAGGAACCCTGATAAATACGGGCGGCTGTATTTTCCTGGCAATGTACGGCGGGCAGGTGATCGGCACCGCCGGATTATCGAAAAAAAATGAAAAGGAATACGAATTGGTAAAGATGTCGGTTCACCCGGCATACCAGGGCCGGGGTATCAGTAAACATTTGCTTGACCGTTGCCTGGATGAAGCCAGAAAGACAAAAGCAGAAAAGGTCTCTCTTTTTTCGAACAGTCAATTGCAGGCCGCATTGAAGCTGTATGAAAAATATGGATTTCACCGCGTTGCCGTAACCGATACACCCATGCTGACAGCAGATGTAAAAATGGAATTATCTTTATCCCCCAATCAATAA
- a CDS encoding ABC transporter ATP-binding protein has translation MTNTIISVKNLEKNYGTFRAVKGISFDVYEGEIFGLLGPNGAGKSTTLEIIETLRTKTSGQVMVCGMDLDKEPDNIKKIIGVQLQTSGFYPGLSLTELIELFGGLYNQPVNPYELLKLVNLADKAKNKYKELSGGQKQRFSIATTLINKPKIIFLDEPTTGLDPQARRNLWDLVRSIRAQGATVIITTHYMDEAEQLCDRIAIMDEGKIISLDSPDKMIDDLVHSGFERPKQVKAASLEDVFIHLTGKEMREE, from the coding sequence ATGACGAATACGATCATTTCGGTAAAGAACCTGGAAAAGAACTATGGTACGTTCCGGGCAGTGAAAGGAATTTCCTTTGACGTGTATGAAGGGGAGATATTCGGTTTGCTGGGGCCTAACGGTGCCGGTAAATCCACCACGCTGGAGATCATTGAAACACTCCGCACCAAGACCAGTGGCCAAGTGATGGTTTGCGGGATGGACCTGGATAAGGAACCGGACAACATTAAAAAGATAATCGGTGTTCAGTTGCAGACATCCGGCTTTTACCCGGGACTCAGTTTAACGGAACTGATCGAATTATTCGGCGGCTTGTACAACCAGCCTGTCAACCCATACGAATTACTGAAACTGGTAAACCTTGCCGACAAAGCAAAAAACAAATACAAGGAATTGAGCGGGGGACAAAAGCAACGTTTCTCCATTGCCACCACGCTTATCAATAAACCGAAGATCATATTCCTGGATGAGCCCACTACCGGCCTTGACCCCCAGGCCCGGCGCAACCTGTGGGACCTGGTCCGGAGTATCCGGGCGCAGGGGGCCACGGTCATCATCACCACCCATTATATGGATGAAGCAGAACAGCTATGCGACCGCATTGCCATTATGGATGAAGGGAAGATCATTTCGCTTGACAGCCCGGATAAAATGATCGATGACCTTGTACACAGCGGCTTTGAGCGGCCCAAACAGGTAAAAGCCGCCAGCCTGGAGGACGTTTTCATACATTTAACAGGAAAGGAAATGAGGGAAGAATAA
- a CDS encoding FKBP-type peptidyl-prolyl cis-trans isomerase N-terminal domain-containing protein, producing the protein MKRVFLSTIVLCIAGLSVTAQSGAKPKAKPAAKPAAPVMKNLLDSFSYAAGVNVATNMKAQGISKLNTAMMVKGIDDVFKTTNNSWTRKPTTPACSGSWIFFQPKKMRVQRQRGSHSWRIIKSARV; encoded by the coding sequence ATGAAAAGAGTTTTCTTAAGTACGATCGTGTTGTGTATTGCCGGTTTATCTGTAACGGCACAAAGTGGTGCAAAACCAAAAGCAAAACCTGCGGCCAAACCAGCTGCCCCGGTAATGAAGAACCTGCTGGACAGTTTCAGTTATGCCGCCGGTGTTAATGTGGCTACCAATATGAAGGCACAGGGCATCAGCAAGCTGAACACCGCCATGATGGTAAAAGGTATCGATGATGTATTTAAAACAACAAACAACTCCTGGACCAGGAAGCCAACAACACCTGCATGCAGCGGCAGCTGGATATTTTTTCAGCCGAAAAAGATGCGGGTGCAAAGGCAAAGGGGGTCGCATTCCTGGAGAATAATAAAAAGCGCAAGGGTGTGA
- a CDS encoding FKBP-type peptidyl-prolyl cis-trans isomerase gives MQRQLDIFSAEKDAGAKAKGVAFLENNKKRKGVIILPNGLQYEVIKSGDVNGSSPKITDTVEVNYSGTLIDGTEFDNSFKRGEAAAFPVGGVIKGWIEILQLMKPGDHWKVYIPSDLAYGASGAGSAIPPNSVLIFEIVLEKIRVAAAPADVPKNN, from the coding sequence ATGCAGCGGCAGCTGGATATTTTTTCAGCCGAAAAAGATGCGGGTGCAAAGGCAAAGGGGGTCGCATTCCTGGAGAATAATAAAAAGCGCAAGGGTGTGATTATCCTTCCGAACGGATTGCAATACGAAGTGATCAAGAGCGGGGACGTCAACGGCAGCAGCCCGAAGATCACAGATACCGTAGAAGTGAACTATTCAGGAACCCTGATAGACGGAACGGAATTTGATAATTCATTCAAACGCGGGGAGGCAGCTGCGTTCCCGGTTGGCGGGGTGATAAAAGGATGGATCGAGATATTGCAGCTGATGAAACCCGGCGACCACTGGAAGGTGTACATTCCCAGTGACCTGGCCTATGGGGCATCGGGTGCCGGCAGCGCCATCCCGCCTAACTCGGTGCTGATATTTGAAATTGTACTGGAAAAGATCCGGGTTGCAGCAGCACCGGCTGATGTACCTAAAAATAACTAA
- a CDS encoding putative metal-dependent hydrolase, with amino-acid sequence MEDLRYPIGKYIVQPFSDRLWQEWLVDIKNLPQHLENAVLNLDESQLNTPYRDGGWTVKQLVHHVADSHMNAYIRFKLGLTENNPAIKPYDQSAWAEMADTKNLPVNISLTILHALHVRWYEVLKNMSRDELDRTVFHPEHKKEFTLWELLGMYAWHSRHHVAHVTSLRERMKW; translated from the coding sequence ATGGAAGACTTAAGATACCCGATCGGTAAATATATCGTTCAGCCATTCTCAGATAGGTTATGGCAGGAATGGCTGGTGGATATAAAGAACCTGCCACAGCACCTGGAAAATGCGGTGCTTAATTTAGACGAATCTCAATTGAATACCCCATACCGTGATGGAGGGTGGACCGTGAAGCAGCTGGTGCATCACGTGGCGGACAGTCATATGAATGCATACATCCGTTTTAAACTGGGCCTTACGGAAAACAACCCGGCAATAAAACCATACGATCAAAGCGCCTGGGCAGAGATGGCCGATACGAAGAACCTGCCTGTAAATATCTCGCTTACTATTTTACATGCCCTGCATGTGCGCTGGTACGAGGTATTGAAAAATATGAGCCGGGACGAACTGGACAGGACCGTTTTTCATCCCGAACATAAAAAGGAATTTACGCTCTGGGAACTGCTGGGCATGTATGCATGGCACAGCAGGCACCATGTGGCGCATGTTACGTCATTGAGGGAGCGCATGAAGTGGTAA
- a CDS encoding NUDIX hydrolase: protein MNWKTLSSKYLSKHIYFTAREDRCEMPDGTIVDPYFVVEMPESVCAMAVTENNEVILVKQYRHPIEASILELPGGFVNKGETAETAIARELLEETGYCFSHFYYLGRTAANPGVLNNFTGLYLATGGKKVAEQRLDLNEEIEAKLFPLEEVRQMLQHNEIIQAMHAICMFYGFSKLDGLK, encoded by the coding sequence ATGAACTGGAAAACACTTTCTTCAAAATACTTAAGCAAACACATCTATTTTACCGCAAGGGAAGACCGTTGCGAAATGCCGGATGGGACGATTGTGGATCCGTATTTTGTGGTGGAAATGCCCGAATCTGTCTGCGCCATGGCTGTTACGGAGAACAATGAAGTAATACTTGTAAAACAATACCGCCATCCCATTGAAGCAAGTATCCTGGAATTACCCGGGGGGTTTGTTAACAAGGGCGAAACAGCTGAAACGGCCATTGCACGGGAGCTCCTGGAAGAAACCGGTTATTGTTTTTCCCATTTCTATTATTTGGGCCGCACGGCAGCAAACCCTGGTGTACTGAATAATTTTACAGGCCTTTACCTGGCAACCGGCGGTAAAAAAGTAGCGGAGCAGCGTCTGGATCTTAATGAAGAGATAGAGGCAAAGCTATTTCCGCTGGAAGAAGTGAGGCAGATGCTTCAGCACAATGAGATCATACAGGCCATGCATGCAATCTGTATGTTTTATGGGTTTAGTAAACTGGATGGACTTAAATAG